Genomic window (Methanobrevibacter ruminantium):
CAGTTAATTTGAAAGCTGCGATAATACCTACACCAGCTAAAGCACCGATTACACCAATACCTAAAGACATGTAACCGATAGAAGGTACACCAGTACCTAAACCATAACTTGCTACACTACGGATTGCAATTACACCCCAAAGGATTGCACAAACTGCACCAAGACAGCTTAATACAGGTCCGATAACAGGGTTAATACCAGATAAGTATATACCGAGTAATCCACCGATAATACCAATAGCTAACATTACATTAGCATCTACTGCACCTTCTGCAGGTGCTCCACTTCCTCCAGCAGACATCTTAAATACCTCCAATCATTAAAACCATGAAGATTGCAGCTACAAGAGATACAATAGCACAAGCTAAAATTCCAGTAGGAAGTCTTTTAAATTTAGGGTCAACAAATCCTTCAATAGTACCTCCAATGTTATAGGAAGCAGTTACAGAGTTGATGAAGAACATACCTACAGATAAGATAGCAGCTAATCCTGCAATAACAGTAGCGTCAAATCCAGTCATGTTAGCGGTTGCGAATTCGTTAATAGCCCAGTAGACTAATCCACCACCAGCACCACCAAGTAAACCACCAATGATACCGCTAATGTAACATACGGTAGGAATACCGTGTCCTTCGGTACCAGGAGTTTTATATTTTTCTTGGTTCCATTTGGTGATTGGGTCAACT
Coding sequences:
- the mtrD gene encoding tetrahydromethanopterin S-methyltransferase subunit D; the encoded protein is MDLIMFIICVVIAGIIMGGGVHFIPVGGAPAAMATATGVGTGTAMLAAGAGLTGLITAASMTGQPVWLIILAGAVGSMLMMGITMLIGNFIYIYGVGVVPASGKAAVDPITKWNQEKYKTPGTEGHGIPTVCYISGIIGGLLGGAGGGLVYWAINEFATANMTGFDATVIAGLAAILSVGMFFINSVTASYNIGGTIEGFVDPKFKRLPTGILACAIVSLVAAIFMVLMIGGI